A stretch of DNA from Thiomicrospira sp. XS5:
AGAAAACCCAGCAATAGAGAGGATCCATGTTGGAATGATTTTTTTATTTTTTGGGATCATTTCAATAGGACTTTCAACAGCTCGTATATTTGATAGTGAGAATAAACTTAGTTTAAGTGAGCGACCCCGAAATTAAACCGAGGGTTTAGAAGTCATAGCGTTTACACGGATATGGAGATCATCTTATGGGAATTTTTTCGGGAGCTTACCCAGTAGGAAAGGTTAAGTGGGAAAGGGTAGAAGGGTTAGGTGCAATTAAAATGGATTTGTATAGAGCGAAAATAGTTGGTGGCTGGCTTGTTACTTTTTCCACGGGAAATGCCGCTACCGGATCCGGTTCTGGTGGGTTAACTTTTATTAGTGATCCCGAGCATAGTTGGGATGGAAGTTCCTTGAACCTGGAAGAAGTGAAGTAAAGAAATATATAGTTTGTTACTGCCGAAGGGTGTTTTCTATCGCCCTTAATTTTCTTTCGTAACCCCTCTAGAAATGAAAAAACCGCCGTTAGGCGGTTTTTTCGCCCCAGGCGAACCACAATTTAATGATCTTCACTAGGGGAGAGTTGTAATCATAATTCTACGTGTTTCTTTCTGGTTTGCAATAAAGAGAGTCTTAATTTTCACTACGCAATTCAAGCGCAATACGGTTTTTGGAGATGGAAGCGATTTCATCACAAAGGCTTGTTAAGTATTTCAGTGTCGCATTTCAATTAGATAGAAAAAACTTGCAAGATTACCAATAAAAACTGAATAAAACCGGCCAATCTTATTTATTGATCTGAAATATAGTTCCTTTTAGAGAAGGTTAAAAAGATTCTTGCTGTCCTTTTTATGAATTGGCACCTTGCTGTCCATTATAAGAATCAGAATCTTGTTGTCCTTATTGTAAATGGCGGTTTGGCGTCCTAATTGTAAACAGAGTCTTGTTGTCCTTATTGTGAAAATACGATTTTTGGGGTTTTTAGTGAACTTTTGATTGTAATAGGGACAACAAGAGTTTGGAGTCCCCAGTTATTAAATGGAAAAAATAGGAGGTTTTATGCATTTAAAAAATATTGAGATTATGCGCGAAGCTTTGAAGGCCGAATATGAAGATATTGAAACCCGGGCAAATATGTTGAGTGAACTCTTTTGGGAGCATCGAAGTGACATGGTGGAGAACAAGGTTAGTGAGCAGCTCCCTTTGCTAGGCTGTCGTGTTCATAAGTCAAATGGTGCGTTAAGAATGAATTGGTTCTATTACCGGTTTTACAAAGACAGTTCTCAAAAGACGCGACGAACAAATATACATATTAAAAAAGGCCAAAAATCGAATATGTATTCTCTCAACAAGTTGTTTGCAAAATGTTTATTGAATGAGAAGGATTTGGTTAAACACGTTGAGACAGAGTTTGCGAAATTGCGCGAACGCTTAAAGGTTATTCAAAATATTAAACGAAATTTAACGCTGTATGAAAAGGCATCGGGTCGGGTTAATTAGAAGGGGGTCATAATGGGTGCGGCTCAGATTCAAAGGGTAAGTCCATAAGAGGCAGGCATAGATTCATTTGTTGGTGTTAATAAAACGGTCGTTTTATTAACACCTTTTACGCCAATCAAAATTTCTTCCAAAATGCTTGCTTTAATGTTAATAAATTACGACAATAAATCTATGTAAATAAAAGGTACCTTTTATGTTCATAGGTTATGCACGCGTCAGTACACAGGATCAAAACTTGGAGCTTCAACAGGATGCTTTAGAGAAAGAGGGTTGTGAGCAAACTTTCCAGGAAAAAATCACCGGCAAGAATAAAGAGCGCCCTGAGCTTGAAACTTGCATGAAAATGCTAAGGGACGGGGATGTTTTGGTCGTCTGGAAGCTTGATCGTCTTGCTCGCTCCCTCAAAGATCTTATTGAGATCGTCTCAGAGCTTGAGTCCAGGGGTGTAGGCTTTAAATCACTGACCGAATCCATTGATACCACCTCTCCTGGTGGGAAATTAATCTTTCATATTTTTGGTGCACTGTCAGAGTTTGAGCATAGTCTGATTAGAGAAAGAACCCTTGAAGGGCTTAAGGCGGCAAGAGCTAGAGGGCGTAAAGGTGGCAGAAAGCCAGCTATGAATCGTTCTGATGTCCAAAAGGCGGCCGCTATGCTTAAAGATCCTCTAATCACCAAAACCGAAGTGGCAAAACATTTCGGGGTTAGTCGGCTGACATTAAATAAATCCCTTAATAGAGAAGGGTATGATGGACTCCCAGAGAGAAATAAATCTATATAATTACGTATTATTAATAGCATTGACCGTTTGTTATGTTGAGGATGCATGCTGTGCTCATTGTCGATGCGCTGAAGAATTTATTGAATAGCAACAAGATAAAATTAACGAGCTTAGGGCAGTAAATCCCCAAAGCTAAGAAGATAATAAGAGTACTTATGAATAAACAGCAATTAGCCGCAAAAATTTGGGAATCCGCGAACCAGATGCGTTCAAAAATCGAAGCTAATGAATATAAGGATTATATTTTGGGCTTTATGTTCTACAAATATTTGAGTGATCAGACGGTGGCTTTTGCTGAGAAGCAAGGTTTGTCGGGCGAAGATTTAAAGCAACTGACCGAAGATGACGAAGAAACCGTTGAATACTTCAAATCCAATATGGGTTACTTTATTGCCTATGATAATCTTTTTTCGACTTGGATTGCACAAGGCAAAGATTTTGAAGTTGCCAACGTTCGAAATGCTTTATCTGCCTTTAACCGCTTAATCAATGCTAAACACAAAAAGCTATTTGATGGCATCTTTACTACGTTAGAAACGGGTCTGAGTAAACTGGGCGATACCGCGCAGAAGCAAACCAAGGCGATTAGTCAGCTTATTCATCTAATTCAAGATATACCGACCGATGGAAGGCAAGGCTATGACGTACTGGGGTTTGTGTATGAATACCTAATCAGTATGTTTGCTGCAAATGCAGGAAAAAAAGCAGGCGAATTTTATACGCCGCACGAAATTTCGGTTCTGAAAAGTGAGCTAATTGCCCACCACCTTAAAGATAATGATGAAATCAAAATCTTTGACCCGTGCAGTGGTTCGGGGTCTTTGCTGATTAACATTGGTGAAAGTGTCGCCAAGCACATTGACGATAAAAACAATATCCAATACTACGCTCAGGAACTCAAAGAAAACACCTATAACCTAACCCGTATGAATCTGATCATGCGCGGGATTTTGGTGGAGAATATCACCACACGTAATGGTGATACGCTAGAAGACGACTGGCCGTATTTTGATGAATCTGACCCAGAAGGCACTTATGACCCGCTTTATGTGGATGCAGTGGTTTCTAACCCGCCTTATTCCCAATCATGGGATCCAGCCCACAAAGAAGCCGACCCACGTTATGCAAAGTTTGGTTTAGCCCCGAAAACCAAAGCGGATTTTGCTTTCCTATTACACGACCTGTATCACCTTAAACCAAAAGGCATTATGACCATCGTTTTACCGCATGGTGTACTTTTCCGTGGCGGTGATGAAGCCGAGATTCGCAAAAATCTCATTGAAGCCAATCACATTGATGCCATTATCGGTTTACCAGCCAATATTTTCTTTGGTACAGGAATTCCGACCATCATCATCGTGTTAAAGAAAACGCGTGATAATGAAGATGTGCTCATTGTTGATGCGTCAAAACACTTTACCAAAGTCGGTAAAAACAATTTGCTCAAAGCGTCGGATATTAAGCGCATTGTCGATACCGTCGTTGAGCGAAAAAGCGTCGATAAATTCTCCAGAAAAGTCACACGACAGGAAATTCGGGATAACGGCTATAACTTAAATATTCCACGTTATGTGGATTCTTCAGAGCCATCCGAAAGTTGGGATATTTATGCCTCCATGTTTGGGGGGATTCCAAAACATGAAATCGACACCCTTAATCACTTCTGGCAAGCCTTCCCATCACTTCGTAATGCCCTTTTTGAAAACGCAGACGATGCCTATACCCAAGTCAAGGTTGATAATATTAAAACCAGCATTACAGCGCATGAGGACATTCAGGCGTTCAAAGCGACATTTAACCAAGCTTTTGCCGATTTTCATGACTACCTCACATCGCAACTGATTGACGGTATGAGCACCCTTAAAATCACACGCCAAGAAACTATTTTAGGCAAGGAACTTTTCCAGCGTTTAGCTCAGGTTGAGCCTGAGAATTCACTAATTGACAAATATGAAGCCTATCAGCTCTTGGATGATGAATGGCAACTCATCGCTCCAGATTTAGAGATGATTCAAACCGAAGGCGTATCGACGATTAAAGTGGTTGAGCCAAACCTTGTCATTAAAAAGAAAAATGGAAAAGACCATGAAGTTCAAGAGGGTTGGAAAGGACGAATTTTACCGTTTGAGCTAGTGCAAAAAGCTTTATTACCGACTGAAGTAGAAAAGATTGAAGCATTGGAATCACGACTTGCAGAAGTTTCATCCGAATTAGAATCCGCTTTTGAATCCTTAAATGAAGAAGATAAAGAACGCGATGCGGTCAATGAGGGGCAAACCGCCTTTGTTGCCGCAGGGGTTAAAAAAGAAGCCAAACAAGTTAAAGCAGACATTAAAGCGGGAGAAACTTATCCAGATGACAGTTATGAAATAATTGTCGTTAAAGTCGAAGCCTTAATGGCAGAAGAAAAGGCCAAAAAAGCCGAACTGAAAAAAGAAGCGGCAGCTTTGCACCTGCTGACCAAAGAAACCATAGAGAAACTAAGCGATGAGCAAGCCAATGAACTGGTGGAACTAAAGTGGATTAAACCACTGGTGGATTCCATTAATCAACTGCCTGATAACCTTATTAACAGCCTCGCCAATAAAGTGACTGCTTTGGCAGAAAAATACGCCACCACTTACAAAGAAGTGGTTGAGCAGATCGATGAAACGCAACAAGCTCTATCTGAAATGATCGATGACCTAGAAGGCGGTGAATTTGATATGGCAGGCCTGGCGGAATTTCAGGCTTTGCTTAAGGGGAATGTGTGATGGCTGAAACTAAAAGTGTTCCTGATGTTCGGTTTAAAGGTTTTCCAAACGTTTGGACTCAAAAGTTTATTCATGAAGTAGCTAACCGATATGACAATCTGAGAGTTCCTGTTTCTGCTTCTAATCGTATATCTGGCTCAACTCCATATTATGGTGCTAATGGTGTTCAAGATTATGTGAGTGGATATACACACGATGGTGAGTTTGTTTTGTTAGCAGAAGATGGCGCGAATGATTTAAACAACTATCCTGTTGTTTATGTAAATGGCAAAGTTTGGGTCAATAACCATGCCCATGTTCTTCAAGGCATGGAGGAAAAGCTAGATAATTTATTTTTAAAAAGTGTTTTTTCAAGTGTTAATTTTGAACCATTTCTTGTCGGTGGTGGAAGAGCAAAACTAAACGCTGAGGTTATGATGAATATTAATCTTAATATTCCTCAAGAAATTACCGAACAAAAAGCAATCGGAACATTCTTTAAAAACCTCGATAGCCAAATCACACATAAACAGCGCAAGCTGGATAAGTTGATGACCTTAAAAAAAGCCATGCTGGAAAAGCTCTTTCCCAAAGAAGGTGCCGATAAACCTGAAATTCGATTTAAAGGGTTTTCGGGGACTTGGGAACTAAAATCTTTGGGTGAGTTAATTGATATAAGGTCTGCTGCACGAGTTCATAAAGAGCAATGGACCCTTGAAGGTGTGCCTTTTTTCAGAACAAGTGATGTTATTGCCACTCATAAAGAGCAAGAAAACACTAAAGCATACATTTCTTCGACAGTTTATGAAGAGTTAATAGCGAAAATAGGCAAAGTAAAAAAGAATGACCTACTAATAACAGGTGGCGGTTCAATTGGCGTTCCATTTCTAATAAAGAACAATAATCCTCTCTACTTTAAAGATGCGGATTTACTTTGGTTGAAAAATGACGACAAATTTGATGGGTATTTTTTATATACATTCTTCTTTAGTTCAACATTTAGAAAACACATCAAAAACATATCCCATATTGGAACCATAGCCCACTATACAATTGAACAGGCAAAAGCTACGCCAATTAAGACTTGTTCTAAACAGGAACAAAAAGCCATTGGTTCATATTTCAAACAACTAGACAACCTAATCACTCTCCAAAAAACCGAACTCACCAAGCTCAAGCAAATCAAATCGGCTTGTTTAGAAAAGATGTTTGTATAGGAATTTTATTACCATGACATTTAGCACGGAAGCCGCATTTGAAGAAGCCTTAATAAACACCCTAACTCAAAAAGGCTGGGAAGATAAAGTTATTAAAAACCCCACAGAAGCAGACCTACTCCAAAACTGGTCAGATATTCTGTTTGAAAATAATCGTCACATTGATTCATTGGGCGATTACCCTTTAACTGATGGCGAAATGCAGCAGATTATTGAGCAAATCAATGAGCTAAAAACACCGCTTAAACTCAATGGCTTTATTAACGGTAAGTCGGTCAGTATTGTGCGAGATAACGAAGACGATGCTTTGCATTTTGGTAAAGAAATCAGCCTAAGCATTTACGACCGTCAAGAAATTGCAGGCGGTAAAAGTCGTTACCAGATTGTGCAGCAACCAAAATTTAAAGCCAGTTCCAAAATTCTCAATGACCGTCGTGGTGATTTAATGTTGCTAATTAACGGTATGCCTGTTTTTCACATTGAATTAAAAAAAAGCGGTGTGCCAGTCAGCCAAGCCTATCACCAAATCGAGAAATACTCAGCAGAAGGCATTTTTAGTGGCTTATTTTCATTGGTACAAATCTTTGTGGCGATGACCCCAGAAGAATCGGTGTATTTTGCCAATGCTGGACCTGATGGCAAGTTTAATAAAGACTTTTATTTCAATTGGGCAGACTTTAACAATGAGCCGATTCAACAGTGGGATAAGGTGGCATCTTCATTATTGTCGATTCCAATGGCACACCAGTTAATTGGCTTTTATACCGTGGCCGATGGTTCGGATGGTGTGCTGAAAGTCATGCGTAGCTATCAGTATTATGCGGCCAATGCCATTTCCGACAAGGTATCTAAAGCGGATTGGGAGCAGAATAATATTCGTGGTGGATTTATCTGGCACACGACGGGGTCTGGTAAAACCATGACCAGCTTTAAGGCTGCTCAGCTCATTGCCAATTCCAAAGATGCCGATAAGGTTGTGTTCTTAATGGACCGCATTGAACTAGGTACACAGTCATATGATGAATATTCTAATTTCGCAAATGACGATGAATCTGTTCAAGAAACAAAAAGTACCTATGAATTAATTTCTAAACTGAAAAGTAGTGAATCTGATGACACACTAATTGTTACCTCTATTCAAAAAATGAGCAATATCCAAGATGAAGAAGGAGGACTTAATAAGCATGATTTAGAGGTAATGAATAGCAAGCGAGTTGTGTTTATTGTTGATGAGGCACACCGTTCAACCTTTGGCGATATGATGACGACCATTAAGCAAGCTTTTCCTAATGCCATGTTCTTTGGTTTCACTGGAACGCCTATCAACGATGAAAACAAGAAAAAAGACAGTATGACCTCTACCGTCTTTGGTGATGAGTTACATCGTTACACCATTGCAGACGGGATTCGGGATAAAAATGTTCTTGGCTTCGATATTTATAAAGTCCTAACTTACAAAGACAAAGAGATTCGGAAAGCCGTTGCATTAGAGCAGGCTAAAGCGAAAACAGAATCCGAAGCTTTCGCTGACCAAAAAAAGAAAGCAATTTATCTGAAATTTTTGAATGACGTCCAAATGGCGGGCTTTAAGAATGACAACGACAAATACATCAAAGGCATTGAGGACTATATCCCAAATGTGCAATATGACCGTGAAGAGCACCGAGATCAAGTTGTAGAAGACATTTTTGATAATTGGGTAACATTGAGTCAGGCAGGAAAGTTTCATGCAATGCTGGCGACCAGAAGTATCCCTGAAGCGATTGAATACTACCGATTAATTAAGCAAAAAATGCCAGAGTTAAATATCACGGCTTTATTTGACCCAAATATCGACAACGGAGGTGGCGTTAAGTTTAAGCAAGATGGGTTGGTAGAAATTCTAGAAGACTACAATGGACTTTATGACATGGACTTTTCGTTAGCTACGCACGGCAAGTTTAAGAAAGATATTTCAAACCGTTTATCGCATAAAAAGCCTTATCAAGGTATCAGTCAAACACCAAAAGCACAGCTGGATTTATTGATTGTAGTAGACCAAATGTTGACGGGTTTTGACTCGAAATGGGTTAATACGCTGTATCTGGATAAGCTGATGCGCTATGAAGACATTATTCAGGCATTCTCACGAACTAACCGTTTATTCGGCCCAGACAAGCCTTTTGGCACGATTCGCTACTATCGTTACCCGCATTCAATGGAACGCAACATCAATGATGCGGTAAAGTCATATTCAGGTGATAAACCTGTGATGTTATTCGTGGAACAGCTCGATAAAAACCTCATCAAAATGAATCAAGCATTTGCCGACATTGCTGAACTATTCAAGAATGCTGATATTGATGATTTTTCCACGCTGCCAACTGAAAAAGCCGATAGAGGCCAATTTGCTAAGCTTTTTAATCAATTAAATATTTACCTTGAAGCGGCAAGAGTTCAAGGGTTTGTCTGGGACAAGCTAACTTATGAGTTTGAAGAGGAAGAGGCTCAAGACAAGTATAGTGTTTCGTTGGATTTTGATGAAAACACCTACCTCATTTTAGCCCTACGTTACAAAGAACTATTTAGTGAGTCAGGCGGTGGCGGTGATGAAAGTATTCCTTACGATATTAACGGCTACCTGACCGAAATCGATACTGGGCGCATTGATAACGATTACATGAACAACAACTTTGAGAAATATCTTCGTGTTTTAGATTTTGAAGGTGCGACCGAAGAAGAAATTGAAGCGACCCTGAATGAGCTACATAAGTCCTTCGCAACCCTGACCCAAGAAGAACAGAAATACGCCAATATCTTCCTAAACGACGTTCAGCGTGGACAGGTTAAGCTCGATGCTAGTAAGACATTCAGAGACTATATATCGGAATATCAAACCACCGCCAAAGATCACCAAGTGAATCATCTCTGTGAGCTATTAGGCTTAGACAAAGAAAAGCTAATAACACTCATGCAGGCCACAGACTTTGCTGAGAAACCCAATGTTGGCGGTAGGTTTGATGCGTTAAAAGCGACAGTTGATGAGGCTAAAGCTAAAGCTTACTTTGAATCTCTTGAAGGCGTCACAATCCCTATATTTAAGCTTAATATCCGAATCCATAATTTGCTAGAAAAATTTGTGATTGAAGGTGGGTTTGAAGTTGATGAACAGTAGATGGTGTTGAGCTATTCTTTTAGGATTTTCCGGCGGGTTTTTTTAAGCTAAATATTCCCACGGTGCTAAATCTTTGAATGAGTCATGTAGCCGTTCTAGGTTAGATGAAGGTTATGTTTTTTTAAATGACGGGGGTATTTTATGAAAGCGAACTTGAAGCGTATATTGTTTTTATTTGCCGTAATTGGTTTTTTAAGCGGTTGTTCAGTTAGTCAGGTGATTGACGAAAAGAATCCTGATGAAAGGGTAAGTGGTTATAAGGTCACGGTATCAGACTACTCTAAAATCAAAGCTGATGATATAAACCTGAAGTTTGAAGTGGCTCAAAATGCACCCGTCGGTGAATTTGATTGGAAAGATGTGCAGAGCAGCGCAATTGACTTAATCAAAGAGAAAGGGGTTAAGATTTCCGATGATGGAAAGCCGGTTACGGTTGTGTTTGACGGGTTCGTTGGGTGGGATAGAAGCCAGTTCCCTGCAAGGAAAAGTTTTGGTTCTGGAATCGCTGGAGGCTCTGTTCTTGCCGCAGGTGGCAGTATATTACAAGGTGTTGCCGCTTCTTTGATTGAATCACAAGTAACTTATGAAGCGGATAAGAATAAAAAAGCAGAGCTAGTTTGTGACTCGGACTGTGTTCCTGAGGCAGGTTTCTCTGTTTTGTCTGAAGGTTATGAAAGCAATGTAAATCTCATGCATTCACAAGGCTTTGCCAATTATGTTTCGATGACGGAAAAAATGGTAGCACGTGGGATTGCGGATTTGTTTGAACCATTAGCGAATAAAGAGCGATAAAAGAGTCGGTAACACTAAGGTAGCCTTAGTCTCACAGTCGTTTTGTACTAAGGCTGAAAACTATTCATGGTTTGTTTTTAATTATTCAAAAAAATAAATAGGAAATTTCTGAATTACTTGTAAATAAAGGATTGTTGACAGGTTTTTTTTATTCAGTAAACTATTCAGCTATCTATTCATACTTTATTCGGCGCTGAACATGTCCAGTCACTTAGAAGTTATCCAGCAGGTACTCAGGTATGACAACCTGAGTTCGTCCGCCATTGCAAAAGCAACCGGTTTGAGCCAACCTACCGTTAGTCGTGCTTTGAAAAAACTGCCGGTCGTCAAGTTAGGTGCTGGGCGTGGGACTGTGTTTGCATGGGTTGAGGCGAAAGAACCTGAGCCTTTATACGAAATCGATGAAACAGGCGACGTTTTTCATTTTGGCGACCTTTACCGTCAACCGGAGAGTCGAACCTTGCTGGTGCGGGAAAAGAGCCATATCGCTTATGATGGCTTACCATTTTATTTTTATGATGCCGTACCCTCTGGCTTTTTAGGCGCGATTCACCTGAAACAGATCGTTGACAAGGATCAACGGCTGACGACGAAAAGTCAGGACTGGTCAGATTTACAAATTTGGCACTATATGACGAATTATGGTGAAGACCTGACGGGGAGTTTGGTCCTGGGAAGCCGAATGGCGCAATTGGCGTCAACGAAAACTTATCCAGTGGTGGAGAGAGGGGATTATGGTCGAATCGCAGGTGCAATCAACCGGTCCCCCGATAACATGGGGTCTTCTATCGCGGGCGAACAACCTAAGTTCACTGTGTACGATGGAAATCATCACTTAATCGTTAAGTATTCCCCCAGGTTTTCTGAAGATAATCCTGTCGCAATGCGGCACCGTGATCTCATGGTTTGTGAGCACTTGGCATTGAACACCTTGCGCGCAAATGGCGTGAAAGCTTCTGAAGCCGCCTTGTACCAAGATGACCGTCTTTACCTGGAAGTGAAACGGTTTGACCGAAACGGGTTGTATGGGCGCAAAGGTATGGCTTCATTGAAAGTCATTGATGCCGAGTATACGGGGGTTAATGGTACCTGGCCGCAGATTGCACAAGCCTTATTGCGACAGAAGATTCTGACGGAGAAAGATGTGTATGATGTTGAAGTCGCTTATGCCTTTGGCCGTTATATCGCTAACTCCGATATGCATAACGGAAACTTTTCGTTTTTTATGGAACGTTTAGAGTTGGTGGGTGCCACACCTGTGTATGACATGCTGCCAATGGTGTATATGCCTGTGCAAGGCGAGTTGCGAACCCCGGAATTAACGGTGCCGCGTTTTATTGATGTGTCGAATGATGCAAAGGATAAGGCACTTGCTATAGCGGTTGAGTTTTGGAATCACGTGATGGCGCATGATCTTATTTCAAATGATTTTAAGAAAACTGTTAAACCATTTTTTGAAAGTCTAATAAGAAAAGAGGGCGGGTAATGAGGTTTACATTTCGCTTTGTGACATTGATGTTCGCTTTAGCATTTATGCTGTCTGGCTGCTCGGAAACCATGATAAAAAAGGGACAAGACCGTTTTTATGACATGACAATCCTAGTTTCCAATTATGAGAGGATCAAGGTGGGTCATGTGAATCTTAAGCTTGAAGTGGTTAATGGTGACCCGCAAGGGCTGTTTGACTGGGATGTAGTTGGTAAGAATGTGAAGGATGGTCTTGAGAATAAAGGTATCAAAGTCAGTGATGAAGGTATACCTGTAACTCTGCGCCTCAATGATTTTGTCTCTATTAACCGGCCGAGACCTGGAAGCGGGGTTGGTACAGGTATTTCAGGCGGCACGGTTTTGGGGCTGGGGGGTTCTATTGCTCAAGGGGTCACTGCTTCCTTGGCTGAAAGCGCAATTACTAATTCTATCCAGAAGGAAAAGTCTGAAGAGATGATAGCAAAAGGCCCGGTTCTGTGTGATACGTCAAGCTGCTCAACAAGTACAAGTTTTACGATCTTGTCAGCAGGGTATGAAAGCAATATTTCAATTACGGGATCTATTGGCCTTTCAAACCCGATATGGACAGCAGAAACTTATAACGCGAAAGCTATCGTTGAGATGTTTGAGCCGGCAAAGTAAAGTCTTGTAAAAAACTTATGTGAGTAAAGATGTGAGTAAAATTGATACCTTCTTCTTTATCTATTTGTTATTTAAATTATGTTTGTGGCCGGTGTAGCCACCACTTATTCCAAAAGCCCGCTTTCTTGCGGGCTTTTTTATTTCTGCCTTATTTGAAATACTCTTGCAAGTATTTATACTTAATCCTTTATTGGATAGGCAGGGTCATGAAAACGTCATTTTGTTTTATGGATAAGTTGCTATAGTAGTTTGCTTTTGAAAGAAGGGCTTAAGTTCCTTTTGTTTGCGTTTTTAATAGAGTATAATCGATTTTTTATTAATAGTTATTATTCTCATTTAATGGAGTTGGACAATCGTATTGATACCTCGTTTTAACTCGGCGTTTTCCGTTTCCAAAGTCCGTTCCGTGTTGCAGTGGTTGTTGTTTATTGTGTTGGCCTGGCTGGCTGGAGAGTTGGTTGCGAACCAACTTAGTAGCGTACAGCCGCCATCATTGCCTGTGCTTAAAAAGGCATCTCAGGCGGCTAATGTGAATGGTCAGCCGTCGTTTTTATTTGGCGATTTCAAAGCGGCCTTAGACCAAGAATCGGAAGCGACGGCCAATTTGAAAGCGTTAAAGGAAACGAGGCTTAACATCAAGTTGGTCGGAGTAATCGATTATCCGAATCATGGCTTGGCTTTGGTTCAGCGAGGTGCCAAAAGTGAAGTTTATGGTGTGGGGGATGAGATTCAGTCGGGGGTTACACTATTAAGTGTGCTGGGTGATCAAGCCATTATTTTAAATCGTGGCGTTCAGGAAAGATTGGCTTTGGAAGGCGTGAATAACCAATTACTTCAATCCTCGAACGCATCTCAAGCTCGTAATGCTGGCAAAGCTTCCAGTCAACCGGCGCGTTTGACTGAAATCGGTCGGCAGCTCAAGCGTTCGCCCATGTCGATTTCCCAATATTTGCGGTTCGAACCGATTAATCAAGGCGGTCAATGGGTGGCGGTTAAAATCTGGTCGAAATCGGATCAAGCCTTATTCCGTTCGCTTGGGTTTGAAGAAGGTGATCGTGTGACGTTAATCAACGGTAAAACGATTGACGAAATGGCGAAAAACCCGGCCTTGTGGCGAGAGTTTTTAAATGAAAGCAAAATGGATTTGACG
This window harbors:
- a CDS encoding type I restriction endonuclease subunit R: MTFSTEAAFEEALINTLTQKGWEDKVIKNPTEADLLQNWSDILFENNRHIDSLGDYPLTDGEMQQIIEQINELKTPLKLNGFINGKSVSIVRDNEDDALHFGKEISLSIYDRQEIAGGKSRYQIVQQPKFKASSKILNDRRGDLMLLINGMPVFHIELKKSGVPVSQAYHQIEKYSAEGIFSGLFSLVQIFVAMTPEESVYFANAGPDGKFNKDFYFNWADFNNEPIQQWDKVASSLLSIPMAHQLIGFYTVADGSDGVLKVMRSYQYYAANAISDKVSKADWEQNNIRGGFIWHTTGSGKTMTSFKAAQLIANSKDADKVVFLMDRIELGTQSYDEYSNFANDDESVQETKSTYELISKLKSSESDDTLIVTSIQKMSNIQDEEGGLNKHDLEVMNSKRVVFIVDEAHRSTFGDMMTTIKQAFPNAMFFGFTGTPINDENKKKDSMTSTVFGDELHRYTIADGIRDKNVLGFDIYKVLTYKDKEIRKAVALEQAKAKTESEAFADQKKKAIYLKFLNDVQMAGFKNDNDKYIKGIEDYIPNVQYDREEHRDQVVEDIFDNWVTLSQAGKFHAMLATRSIPEAIEYYRLIKQKMPELNITALFDPNIDNGGGVKFKQDGLVEILEDYNGLYDMDFSLATHGKFKKDISNRLSHKKPYQGISQTPKAQLDLLIVVDQMLTGFDSKWVNTLYLDKLMRYEDIIQAFSRTNRLFGPDKPFGTIRYYRYPHSMERNINDAVKSYSGDKPVMLFVEQLDKNLIKMNQAFADIAELFKNADIDDFSTLPTEKADRGQFAKLFNQLNIYLEAARVQGFVWDKLTYEFEEEEAQDKYSVSLDFDENTYLILALRYKELFSESGGGGDESIPYDINGYLTEIDTGRIDNDYMNNNFEKYLRVLDFEGATEEEIEATLNELHKSFATLTQEEQKYANIFLNDVQRGQVKLDASKTFRDYISEYQTTAKDHQVNHLCELLGLDKEKLITLMQATDFAEKPNVGGRFDALKATVDEAKAKAYFESLEGVTIPIFKLNIRIHNLLEKFVIEGGFEVDEQ
- a CDS encoding HipA domain-containing protein, with the translated sequence MSSHLEVIQQVLRYDNLSSSAIAKATGLSQPTVSRALKKLPVVKLGAGRGTVFAWVEAKEPEPLYEIDETGDVFHFGDLYRQPESRTLLVREKSHIAYDGLPFYFYDAVPSGFLGAIHLKQIVDKDQRLTTKSQDWSDLQIWHYMTNYGEDLTGSLVLGSRMAQLASTKTYPVVERGDYGRIAGAINRSPDNMGSSIAGEQPKFTVYDGNHHLIVKYSPRFSEDNPVAMRHRDLMVCEHLALNTLRANGVKASEAALYQDDRLYLEVKRFDRNGLYGRKGMASLKVIDAEYTGVNGTWPQIAQALLRQKILTEKDVYDVEVAYAFGRYIANSDMHNGNFSFFMERLELVGATPVYDMLPMVYMPVQGELRTPELTVPRFIDVSNDAKDKALAIAVEFWNHVMAHDLISNDFKKTVKPFFESLIRKEGG
- a CDS encoding type II secretion system protein N; the protein is MIPRFNSAFSVSKVRSVLQWLLFIVLAWLAGELVANQLSSVQPPSLPVLKKASQAANVNGQPSFLFGDFKAALDQESEATANLKALKETRLNIKLVGVIDYPNHGLALVQRGAKSEVYGVGDEIQSGVTLLSVLGDQAIILNRGVQERLALEGVNNQLLQSSNASQARNAGKASSQPARLTEIGRQLKRSPMSISQYLRFEPINQGGQWVAVKIWSKSDQALFRSLGFEEGDRVTLINGKTIDEMAKNPALWREFLNESKMDLTVERNGVPETVAVQFGS